A portion of the Magnolia sinica isolate HGM2019 chromosome 17, MsV1, whole genome shotgun sequence genome contains these proteins:
- the LOC131231542 gene encoding uncharacterized protein LOC131231542 isoform X1, protein MQSAINSCNSLHLHSKHRRRDFRDLVFFFLEHGSVSTEEEIIGRRRSQFLRMFTGRTSTFLSLSGLHSLHYRLPSGLDKVNPSSFIVRYLKSNLDDVVLKLIILNGWARIPHSWRRAINGLVGELDEKAKIIHEDLTNHVCTLIPFEKL, encoded by the exons ATGCAATCTGCTATAAACTCTTGTAATTCACTTCATCTACACTCCAAACATCGGAGACGGGATTTTCGAGATCTCGTTTTCTTCTTTCTCGAACATGGATCGGTTTCAACAGAAGAAGAAATCATCGGTCGGAGAAG GTCCCAGTTCTTGAGAATGTTTACTGGAAGGACCTCAACTTTCTTGTCTTTGTCTGGATTGCATTCCTTGCACTACAGATTGCCAAG CGGCCTTGATAAAGTGAACCCCTCATCTTTCATTGTTCGATACCTTAAATCCAATTTGGATG ATGTTGTCTTAAAGCTTATCATCCTGAATGGCTGGGCAAGGATTCCACATTCTTGGAGACGGGCGATCAATGGACTTGTA GGAGAGCTGGATGAAAAGGCAAAAATCATACATGAGGATTTGACCAATCACGTATGTACCTTGATTCCCTTTGAGAAACTATGA
- the LOC131231542 gene encoding uncharacterized protein LOC131231542 isoform X2, with amino-acid sequence MQSAINSCNSLHLHSKHRRRDFRDLVFFFLEHGSVSTEEEIIGRRRSQFLRMFTGRTSTFLSLSGLHSLHYRLPRCCLKAYHPEWLGKDSTFLETGDQWTCRRAG; translated from the exons ATGCAATCTGCTATAAACTCTTGTAATTCACTTCATCTACACTCCAAACATCGGAGACGGGATTTTCGAGATCTCGTTTTCTTCTTTCTCGAACATGGATCGGTTTCAACAGAAGAAGAAATCATCGGTCGGAGAAG GTCCCAGTTCTTGAGAATGTTTACTGGAAGGACCTCAACTTTCTTGTCTTTGTCTGGATTGCATTCCTTGCACTACAGATTGCCAAG ATGTTGTCTTAAAGCTTATCATCCTGAATGGCTGGGCAAGGATTCCACATTCTTGGAGACGGGCGATCAATGGACTTGTA GGAGAGCTGGATGA